Proteins encoded by one window of Mycolicibacterium sp. ND9-15:
- the hemQ gene encoding hydrogen peroxide-dependent heme synthase translates to MAKLDYDALNSAIRYLMFSVFAVRPGELGEERAGVADETATFLKQQEERGVVVRGLYDIAGMRADADFMMWTHADNVEAIQATYADFRRTTTLGRASNPVWSNVALHRPAEFNKSHIPAFLAGEEPGNYICVYPFVRSYEWYLLPDEERRRMLSEHGMAARGYKDVRANTVPAFALGDYEWILAFEAPELHRIVDLMRDLRATDARRHTRAETPFFTGPRITPEQLIERLP, encoded by the coding sequence ATGGCCAAACTCGACTACGACGCGCTCAACTCCGCCATCCGCTACCTGATGTTCTCGGTGTTCGCGGTGCGGCCAGGGGAACTGGGAGAAGAGCGGGCGGGCGTCGCGGACGAGACCGCGACGTTCCTCAAACAGCAGGAGGAACGCGGCGTCGTGGTGCGCGGCCTCTACGACATCGCGGGCATGCGCGCCGACGCCGACTTCATGATGTGGACGCACGCCGACAACGTCGAGGCGATACAGGCCACCTACGCCGACTTCCGTCGCACCACCACGCTCGGCCGCGCGAGCAACCCGGTGTGGAGCAACGTCGCGCTGCACCGCCCCGCGGAGTTCAACAAGAGCCACATCCCTGCGTTCCTCGCCGGCGAGGAGCCCGGCAACTACATCTGCGTGTACCCGTTCGTGCGGTCCTACGAGTGGTACCTGCTGCCCGACGAGGAGCGCCGCCGCATGCTCTCCGAACACGGCATGGCGGCGCGGGGCTACAAGGACGTTCGGGCCAACACCGTTCCGGCGTTCGCGCTGGGCGACTACGAGTGGATCCTGGCGTTCGAGGCGCCCGAATTGCACCGGATCGTCGATCTCATGCGTGATCTGCGCGCCACCGACGCTCGTCGACATACCCGCGCGGAGACTCCGTTCTTCACCGGACCGCGGATCACCCCCGAGCAGTTGATCGAACGCCTGCCGTAA